One part of the Mytilus trossulus isolate FHL-02 chromosome 11, PNRI_Mtr1.1.1.hap1, whole genome shotgun sequence genome encodes these proteins:
- the LOC134689589 gene encoding uncharacterized protein LOC134689589 has translation MMHNTISFIIHHSGNKDLNNPIDVCQNLERISETTGEYERIGKNTKKDAITGLINHSSTKDKKSEIGRKRSGNKKIDAAESKKCTVRLTDIGTIKNLKTYVNKTEKKRKRRKICVKNL, from the exons ATGATGCACAACACTATATCATTCATAATACATCATTCAGGAAACAAAG ATTTAAATAATCCAATAGATGTTTGCCAAAATTTAGAAAGGATCAGTGAAACTACTGGAGAATATGAAAGGATTggtaaaaatactaaaaagg ATGCAATTACAGGACTTATTAATCATTCATcgacaaaagataaaaaatcagaaatag GCAGAAAAAGATCaggaaataagaaaatagatGCAGCAGAATCCAAGAAGTGTACAGTAAGACTGACTGATATTGGTACtattaaaaacttgaaaacatatgtaaacaagacagagaaaaaaagaaaaagaaggaaGATATGTGTAAagaacttgtaa